From the genome of Pelomonas sp. SE-A7, one region includes:
- the glnE gene encoding bifunctional [glutamate--ammonia ligase]-adenylyl-L-tyrosine phosphorylase/[glutamate--ammonia-ligase] adenylyltransferase — protein MTEASSSLITTAARAEHSRFVQRIRRRYAAELDLLAPGLPGRTEIQGLVAALQQGGRNLASAMRVARHLVLERLAVLDVEQAAAVKDITEVMTLLAETTLCLALEQARIEQDAINGVPRNEAGERIEFWVVGMGKLGGRELNVSSDIDLIYVYDDEGQTDGPNAITAHEYFALLARRLYALIGELTEDGQVFRVDLALRPNGNSGPPVVSLAMLEEYFLVQGREWERFAWLKSRVVAPLTPEALQRAQALRQLVTPFVYRRYLDYGVFEGLRQLHRKIRDEASKRAAGRPERANDVKLSRGGIREIEFTVQLLQVVRGGQFPEIRTRSTVKALRSLAARGLMKPATAEKLAEGYRFLRQVEHRIQYLDDQQTHALPAGDEDLGWIASSLQLACRADACELLDRLCEVRELVATEFDALLHDGQAPQPGSSNGCKSCGGPPLPIDAEEFLEKLQPELAEAVRRWAKQPRVQNLREESRLRLAKLVGRAASAVKEGKSTLEAAIRFVDWVEPLLRRESYLALLVERPTVQARLLSLLGLARWPMRYLMLHPGVIDELADNRVLNERFDGTAFVADLEERHAAWARHGEADEEALLDTLRRSHHAEVFRTLVRDVEGQITVEQVADELSALADATLQCAINWAWARLKQAHRPAPRLAVIAYGKLGGKELGYGGDLDVVFLFDDEDENAPEIYGAFVRKLITWLTLRTAAGELFDIDTALRPNGNSGLLVTSLSSFANYQEGRGSNTAWTWEHQAITRARFCAGDADLAERFEAVRRTVLTAPRDHAALRQEVQAMREKVREARPVKAGLFDVKHSPGGMMDAEFALQFLILAQAGQHPELLDNKGAIALLQRAEDAGLLPVGVGAAAADAYRELRRVQHRARLNEQPTQVEEALLTDKGLAAHREAVLALWRAVFG, from the coding sequence ATGACCGAGGCCTCCTCCTCCCTCATCACGACAGCGGCTCGCGCCGAGCACAGCCGCTTCGTCCAGCGCATCCGGCGCCGCTATGCGGCCGAGCTGGACCTGCTGGCGCCCGGCCTGCCCGGACGGACCGAGATCCAGGGCCTGGTCGCCGCCCTGCAGCAGGGCGGCAGAAACCTGGCCTCGGCCATGCGCGTGGCCCGTCACCTGGTGCTGGAGCGGCTGGCCGTGCTCGACGTCGAGCAGGCTGCGGCGGTCAAGGACATCACCGAGGTGATGACCCTGCTGGCCGAGACCACGTTGTGCCTGGCCCTGGAACAGGCCCGCATCGAGCAGGACGCGATCAACGGCGTGCCGCGCAACGAGGCCGGCGAGCGCATCGAGTTCTGGGTCGTCGGCATGGGCAAGCTGGGCGGCCGCGAGCTGAATGTCTCGTCCGACATCGACCTGATCTACGTCTACGACGACGAGGGCCAGACCGACGGCCCCAACGCGATCACCGCCCACGAATACTTCGCGCTGTTGGCGCGCCGGCTCTATGCCTTGATAGGCGAGTTGACCGAGGACGGTCAGGTGTTCCGCGTCGACCTGGCGCTGCGGCCCAACGGCAATTCGGGACCGCCGGTAGTGAGCCTGGCCATGCTGGAGGAATACTTCCTGGTCCAGGGCCGCGAATGGGAGCGCTTCGCCTGGCTCAAGAGCCGCGTGGTCGCACCGCTGACCCCCGAGGCCCTGCAGCGCGCCCAGGCGCTGCGCCAGCTGGTGACACCCTTCGTCTACCGGCGCTACCTGGACTACGGCGTGTTCGAAGGCCTGCGCCAGCTGCACCGCAAGATCCGCGACGAAGCCAGCAAACGCGCCGCTGGCCGGCCCGAGCGGGCCAATGACGTCAAGCTGTCGCGCGGCGGCATACGCGAGATCGAGTTCACCGTCCAGCTCTTGCAGGTGGTGCGCGGTGGCCAGTTCCCCGAGATCCGCACCCGCTCGACGGTCAAGGCGCTGCGCAGCCTGGCGGCGCGCGGCCTGATGAAACCGGCCACGGCCGAGAAGCTGGCCGAGGGCTACCGCTTCCTGCGCCAGGTCGAGCACCGCATTCAGTATCTGGACGACCAGCAGACCCATGCGCTGCCGGCCGGCGACGAGGACCTGGGTTGGATCGCCAGCAGCCTGCAGCTGGCCTGCCGGGCCGACGCCTGCGAGCTGCTGGACCGGCTGTGCGAGGTGCGCGAACTGGTCGCCACCGAATTCGACGCCCTGCTGCACGACGGCCAGGCGCCCCAGCCCGGCAGCAGCAACGGCTGCAAGAGCTGCGGCGGGCCGCCGCTGCCGATCGATGCCGAGGAATTCCTGGAGAAACTGCAGCCCGAGCTGGCCGAGGCGGTGCGCCGCTGGGCCAAGCAGCCGCGGGTGCAGAACCTGCGCGAGGAATCGCGGCTGCGCCTGGCCAAGCTGGTCGGCCGCGCCGCCTCGGCGGTCAAGGAAGGCAAGAGCACGCTGGAGGCGGCGATACGCTTCGTCGACTGGGTCGAGCCGCTCTTGCGCCGCGAAAGCTATCTGGCCCTGCTGGTGGAACGGCCCACGGTCCAGGCCCGTCTGCTTTCGCTGCTGGGCCTGGCGCGCTGGCCGATGCGCTACCTGATGCTGCATCCTGGCGTGATCGACGAGCTGGCCGACAACCGGGTGCTGAACGAGCGCTTCGACGGCACGGCCTTCGTCGCCGACCTGGAAGAACGCCATGCTGCCTGGGCCCGCCACGGCGAGGCCGACGAGGAAGCGTTGCTGGACACGCTGCGCCGCTCCCACCATGCCGAGGTGTTCCGCACCCTGGTGCGCGACGTGGAAGGCCAGATCACGGTCGAGCAGGTGGCCGACGAGCTGTCAGCGCTCGCCGATGCCACTCTGCAATGCGCGATCAACTGGGCCTGGGCCCGGCTCAAGCAGGCCCACCGGCCGGCGCCGCGGCTGGCCGTCATCGCCTACGGCAAGCTGGGCGGCAAGGAGCTGGGCTATGGCGGCGACCTGGACGTGGTCTTCCTGTTCGACGACGAGGACGAGAACGCGCCCGAGATCTACGGCGCCTTTGTCCGCAAGCTGATCACCTGGCTGACGCTGCGCACCGCGGCCGGCGAGCTGTTCGACATAGACACGGCGCTGCGGCCCAACGGCAATTCGGGCCTGCTGGTCACCTCGCTGTCCAGCTTCGCCAACTACCAGGAAGGCCGTGGCAGCAACACCGCCTGGACCTGGGAACACCAGGCCATCACGCGGGCGCGCTTCTGCGCCGGTGATGCAGACCTGGCCGAGCGCTTCGAGGCCGTGCGCCGCACGGTGCTGACCGCGCCGCGCGACCACGCAGCGCTGCGACAGGAGGTGCAGGCCATGCGCGAGAAGGTGCGCGAGGCACGGCCGGTCAAGGCCGGGCTGTTCGACGTCAAGCACAGCCCCGGCGGCATGATGGACGCCGAGTTTGCCTTGCAGTTCCTCATCCTGGCCCAGGCCGGCCAGCATCCTGAGCTGCTGGACAACAAGGGCGCCATCGCCCTGCTGCAGCGCGCAGAGGACGCCGGCCTGCTGCCGGTCGGAGTGGGCGCCGCCGCCGCCGATGCCTACCGCGAGCTGCGCCGGGTCCAGCACCGGGCGCGGCTGAATGAGCAGCCGACGCAGGTCGAGGAAGCCTTGCTCACCGACAAGGGCCTGGCCGCCCACCGTGAGGCGGTGCTGGCGCTGTGGCGCGCGGTCTTCGGCTGA
- a CDS encoding rhombosortase, which yields MARGLRLTEQAWPLLAGLAALAALVLFPLTLRPPVASPLAALVHLNERHLLANLAGCAVLGWLGWRARMGTAEALAWLLAWPLAQFALLLGPPLERFAGLSGWLHGGAALIAVSLLARTGRERLIGAVLLAGLGAKLLLEQPFAPPAFDPGWGFAPVPFAHLAGSLIGASLALLTRYWPLRTSRRQDP from the coding sequence GTGGCGCGCGGTCTTCGGCTGACGGAGCAGGCCTGGCCGCTGCTGGCTGGCCTCGCCGCCCTTGCGGCGCTGGTCCTGTTCCCCTTGACGCTCAGGCCGCCGGTGGCTTCGCCGCTGGCCGCCCTGGTGCATCTGAACGAACGCCATCTGCTGGCCAACCTGGCCGGCTGCGCCGTGCTCGGCTGGCTGGGCTGGCGGGCCCGGATGGGCACCGCCGAGGCGCTCGCGTGGCTGCTGGCCTGGCCGCTGGCTCAGTTCGCCTTGTTGCTGGGGCCGCCGCTGGAGCGCTTTGCCGGGCTTTCCGGCTGGCTGCATGGCGGCGCCGCCCTCATCGCCGTGAGCCTGCTGGCCAGGACCGGGCGTGAGCGCCTGATCGGCGCCGTCCTGCTGGCCGGCCTGGGGGCCAAATTGCTGCTGGAGCAGCCCTTCGCCCCACCGGCCTTTGACCCGGGCTGGGGCTTCGCCCCCGTCCCCTTTGCCCATCTCGCCGGCAGCCTGATCGGCGCCAGCCTGGCCCTGCTCACGCGATACTGGCCGCTTCGAACTTCCAGGAGACAAGACCCATGA
- a CDS encoding glutathione S-transferase, with protein MITLYGMSLSNYYNKVKLVLLEKGLPFREELVKTFSGAPEVLEASPLAKIPFIRLEDGRPLCESEVICEYLEQIQPEPRLLPVDAFEAAKVRELVTFVELHLELVGRELYGQAFFGGSCSESNQQRVRKVLTKNIAAFKQLAKFSPYIAGSSYSLADCAAWASLPVVGMATKAVLGEDLLQAAGIDWKTYARFIAERPAVQKVVADRKADQERAAAAKSG; from the coding sequence ATGATCACGCTGTACGGCATGTCGCTGTCCAACTACTACAACAAGGTCAAGCTGGTGCTGCTGGAGAAGGGGCTGCCGTTCCGCGAGGAGCTGGTCAAGACCTTCTCGGGCGCGCCCGAGGTGCTGGAAGCCTCGCCGCTGGCCAAGATTCCCTTCATCCGCCTGGAAGACGGCCGCCCGCTGTGCGAGAGCGAGGTGATCTGCGAATACCTGGAGCAGATCCAGCCCGAACCGCGCCTGCTGCCGGTCGACGCCTTCGAAGCCGCCAAGGTGCGCGAGCTGGTCACCTTCGTCGAGCTGCACCTGGAGCTGGTGGGCCGCGAGCTCTACGGCCAGGCCTTCTTCGGCGGCAGCTGCAGCGAAAGCAATCAGCAGCGCGTCCGCAAGGTCCTCACCAAGAACATCGCCGCCTTCAAGCAGTTGGCCAAGTTCTCGCCCTACATCGCTGGCAGCAGCTACAGCCTGGCCGATTGCGCCGCCTGGGCCAGCCTGCCGGTCGTGGGCATGGCCACCAAGGCCGTGCTGGGCGAGGACCTGCTGCAGGCTGCCGGCATCGATTGGAAGACCTATGCCCGCTTCATCGCCGAGCGCCCGGCGGTGCAGAAGGTGGTGGCCGATCGCAAGGCCGACCAGGAGCGGGCCGCCGCCGCCAAGAGCGGCTGA
- a CDS encoding GntR family transcriptional regulator — MHNWNQTAPIYQQLADRLAVQLLDGDPPEGEAMPSVRALASRYLINPLTVSRAIQALTERDLVESRRGMGIYVKPGAREKLLHSEREQFLQEEWPALRERLARLGIAAKDLNWESQ, encoded by the coding sequence ATGCACAACTGGAACCAAACCGCCCCGATCTACCAGCAGCTGGCCGACCGCCTTGCGGTCCAGCTGCTGGACGGAGATCCCCCCGAAGGCGAAGCCATGCCGTCCGTCAGGGCCCTGGCCAGCCGCTACCTGATCAACCCGCTGACCGTCAGCCGAGCGATCCAGGCCCTGACCGAAAGGGACCTGGTCGAATCGCGCCGCGGCATGGGTATCTACGTCAAGCCGGGCGCCCGCGAAAAGCTGCTGCACAGCGAGCGCGAGCAGTTCCTGCAAGAGGAATGGCCGGCCCTGCGCGAGCGCCTGGCCCGACTGGGCATCGCCGCCAAGGATCTGAACTGGGAGTCGCAATGA
- a CDS encoding ABC transporter ATP-binding protein: MEQQQHLIEASGFSLRYGRKTAVDNLNFSIPKGRVVGLLGHNGAGKTSLMKAMVGLHGGEGSLKVLGLDPMSQRGELLESLSYIPDVAVLPRWARVHELITLMSGLQPKFSAERARKLLKRTSVTENDKVKSLSKGMVTQLHLALIAAIDSKLMILDEPTLGLDVMSRKSFYEMLIDEWCDGERSVIISTHQVEEIESLLSDVMMLDEGRLVLNISLEEMDSRFVALAHDPAAADAIADAHPLLRYRQQGRPAALFDGAPPAHLEGVGQRFRPSLVDLFMALTRKPEMQRQQA, from the coding sequence ATGGAACAACAACAACACCTGATCGAAGCCAGCGGCTTCAGCCTGCGTTACGGCCGCAAGACCGCCGTGGACAACCTGAACTTCAGCATTCCCAAGGGCCGGGTCGTCGGCCTGCTGGGCCACAACGGCGCCGGCAAGACCTCGCTGATGAAGGCCATGGTCGGCCTGCATGGCGGCGAGGGCTCGCTGAAGGTGCTGGGCCTGGATCCTATGAGCCAGCGCGGCGAGCTGCTGGAATCGCTGAGCTACATCCCCGACGTGGCCGTGCTGCCGCGCTGGGCCCGGGTGCATGAGCTGATCACCCTGATGAGCGGCCTGCAGCCCAAGTTCTCGGCCGAGCGGGCCCGCAAGCTGCTCAAGCGCACCAGCGTCACCGAGAACGACAAGGTCAAGAGCCTGTCCAAGGGCATGGTCACCCAGCTGCACCTGGCCTTGATCGCGGCCATCGACAGCAAGCTGATGATCCTGGACGAGCCCACGCTGGGCCTGGACGTGATGTCGCGCAAGAGCTTCTACGAGATGCTGATCGACGAATGGTGCGACGGCGAGCGCAGCGTGATCATCTCGACCCACCAGGTGGAGGAGATCGAGTCGCTGCTGTCCGACGTGATGATGCTGGACGAGGGTCGGCTGGTCTTGAACATCAGCCTGGAGGAGATGGACTCTCGCTTCGTCGCTCTGGCTCATGACCCGGCGGCGGCCGATGCCATCGCCGATGCCCATCCGCTGCTGCGCTACCGCCAGCAAGGTCGGCCGGCGGCGCTGTTCGACGGCGCACCGCCCGCCCACCTGGAGGGCGTGGGCCAGCGCTTCCGCCCCAGCCTCGTGGACCTGTTCATGGCCCTCACCCGCAAGCCCGAAATGCAGCGCCAGCAGGCCTGA